A stretch of Halopiger aswanensis DNA encodes these proteins:
- a CDS encoding universal stress protein → MTVIAAVDRSDAAPHVVSRARELGDAFGERIQVVHVLTRDEFVSLERTNVSQTGETIPTQDVIQIAEDIAAEAIDEADVDATPVGLMGNPADEIVSYAEDKGARYIVVAGRNRSPVGKALFGSVAQSILLNASIPVVSIRGE, encoded by the coding sequence ATGACTGTCATTGCAGCAGTCGATCGATCCGATGCGGCACCCCATGTGGTCTCTCGGGCGCGTGAGCTAGGCGACGCGTTCGGCGAACGGATCCAAGTCGTTCACGTGCTCACGCGAGACGAGTTCGTCTCCCTCGAGCGAACGAACGTGAGCCAGACAGGCGAAACGATTCCGACGCAGGACGTAATACAGATCGCGGAAGACATCGCGGCTGAAGCCATCGACGAGGCGGACGTCGACGCGACGCCCGTAGGCCTCATGGGGAATCCCGCGGACGAGATCGTCAGCTACGCCGAGGACAAAGGAGCAAGGTACATCGTCGTCGCGGGCCGAAACCGATCGCCAGTCGGCAAGGCGCTGTTCGGCAGCGTCGCGCAGTCAATTCTGCTGAACGCGTCTATTCCCGTCGTCTCGATCCGCGGCGAGTAA
- a CDS encoding enoyl-CoA hydratase/isomerase family protein has protein sequence MVSYSAYESITLEIDDGIAKIEFHRPEVYNALNNEVMLDLQRAFDEIQLNRDIDAVVITGEGEDAFSAGADISQYAGPAEEHDPLQRDRQELFYEMYQKPYECHAPVIAKINGYCVGGGLIFAMYCDIRVAVEDAKFGVPTANIGQIPTGGSTWRAIELVGEAKAKELVYTAGMIDAAEAERIGLINHAVPRSELEETVNEIVSGIQNTGRKAVKNSKRALNIASRAKSLEEAREREAEIWWEQFATDERRELVDEFNEGEADD, from the coding sequence ATGGTCAGTTACAGTGCCTACGAGAGTATTACTCTCGAGATCGACGACGGGATCGCCAAGATCGAATTTCATCGACCGGAAGTCTACAATGCCCTCAACAACGAGGTCATGCTTGATCTGCAACGTGCCTTCGACGAGATCCAGTTAAATCGCGACATCGATGCGGTCGTCATCACGGGGGAAGGTGAGGACGCGTTTTCCGCCGGTGCAGATATCTCGCAGTACGCTGGTCCAGCGGAGGAGCACGATCCCCTCCAGCGGGACCGACAGGAGTTGTTCTACGAGATGTACCAGAAGCCCTACGAGTGCCACGCGCCGGTCATTGCAAAAATCAACGGATACTGCGTCGGCGGCGGACTCATCTTCGCGATGTACTGCGACATCCGCGTCGCGGTGGAGGACGCGAAGTTCGGCGTTCCGACCGCCAACATCGGACAGATCCCAACCGGGGGTTCGACGTGGCGAGCCATCGAACTCGTCGGCGAAGCGAAAGCGAAGGAACTCGTATACACCGCGGGAATGATCGACGCGGCCGAAGCGGAACGTATCGGGCTGATCAATCACGCCGTTCCTAGATCGGAACTCGAGGAAACCGTCAACGAGATCGTTTCTGGGATCCAGAATACCGGCCGAAAAGCCGTGAAAAACTCGAAGCGGGCGCTCAATATCGCGTCCCGGGCCAAGAGCCTTGAGGAGGCACGGGAGCGCGAAGCGGAAATCTGGTGGGAACAGTTCGCAACCGACGAGCGGCGCGAGCTCGTCGATGAGTTCAACGAGGGGGAGGCCGATGACTGA
- a CDS encoding CaiB/BaiF CoA transferase family protein: protein MTDGPLSGVSVVEMTGHRAGPFCGALLADMGADIVKIERPSVGDPARSQGIGPDGKSGYFMANNRNKRSVTLDLKSDAGREAALELLAESDVFIENFGYGVTDKLGIGYDDVRERNPEIVYASIKGYGETGPMKEKPGLDLILQAEGGIMSVTGPEDGEPVKVGQAIGDLTTGMFAAIGVLARLYERDRTDTDEFTGKFDVGLFDSIVTLMNEYLTEYSMDGSVPGPQGVTHQTLVPYQRFDTADGAIVTGVPSDDRWDDFVDLLGREELREYQTNDERREHSDTVVDIIQSELESESTEFWLERLTEYGFPCGPINDVSDVVEYNQTRARNLVVEHEDPDWGDCLLPGHPINFPEYKAANFEPAPRLGEHTDDVFEEVADDQTTLDRWTENGAFGD, encoded by the coding sequence ATGACTGACGGACCCCTCTCCGGCGTTTCGGTCGTCGAGATGACCGGTCACCGGGCAGGACCGTTTTGCGGCGCACTCCTCGCCGACATGGGGGCCGACATCGTGAAAATCGAACGTCCCAGCGTCGGCGATCCAGCGCGGTCGCAGGGGATCGGGCCCGACGGGAAGTCCGGGTACTTCATGGCGAACAACCGCAACAAGCGCTCCGTGACGCTCGATCTGAAGTCGGACGCGGGGAGAGAAGCGGCCCTCGAACTCCTCGCGGAGTCGGATGTCTTCATCGAGAACTTCGGGTACGGCGTCACGGATAAACTCGGCATCGGCTACGACGACGTTCGCGAGCGAAACCCCGAAATCGTCTACGCGAGCATTAAAGGGTACGGCGAGACCGGCCCAATGAAGGAGAAGCCGGGACTCGATCTCATCCTGCAGGCTGAAGGCGGGATCATGAGCGTCACCGGCCCGGAGGACGGCGAGCCGGTGAAGGTCGGCCAGGCGATCGGCGACCTGACGACGGGTATGTTCGCCGCGATAGGCGTCCTCGCGAGGCTGTACGAGCGGGATCGAACCGACACTGATGAGTTTACCGGGAAGTTCGACGTTGGACTGTTCGATTCCATTGTGACGCTAATGAACGAGTATCTCACCGAATACTCGATGGACGGATCCGTCCCCGGGCCGCAGGGCGTCACCCATCAGACCCTCGTCCCTTACCAGCGGTTCGACACGGCCGACGGGGCAATCGTCACCGGCGTCCCCAGCGACGATCGGTGGGATGACTTCGTCGACCTCCTCGGTCGGGAGGAACTCCGCGAGTATCAAACGAACGACGAACGGCGCGAACACTCCGACACGGTCGTCGACATCATCCAATCGGAACTCGAGTCGGAGTCGACCGAGTTCTGGCTCGAGCGCCTGACAGAGTACGGGTTCCCGTGTGGGCCGATCAACGACGTCTCGGACGTCGTCGAGTACAATCAAACGCGGGCTCGCAACCTCGTCGTCGAACATGAGGATCCAGACTGGGGCGACTGCCTGCTACCGGGACACCCGATCAACTTCCCTGAGTACAAGGCAGCCAATTTTGAGCCGGCGCCGCGGCTCGGCGAGCATACTGACGACGTCTTCGAGGAAGTCGCGGACGACCAGACGACGCTGGACCGGTGGACTGAAAACGGAGCGTTCGGTGACTGA
- a CDS encoding thiamine pyrophosphate-requiring protein, giving the protein MDVNRAIAHILKEEGVEYLFGFPSNPLFDTGAAEEVGIRTIITRQERTAVHMADAIGRLTSGEGIAAFACQHGPGTENSIGAVAQAYGESAPLVAIPAGYDEAKTDVDPKFNSLINYQQVSKSTEQLTSPEAVGETMRRAFSAARNGRPRPAVVEVPKDVFYKDVPGELDYQPTSSSRPGPDLDGVEEIAEVLLDADRPVIFAGQGVHYAKGWEPLRELAETLEAPVATSLNGKSAFPETHPLSLGAASKSEPGQLAHFVNEADVIFGIGCSFTDTAYGLTVPEGKTIIHSTLDPTDVDKDVTSEYSLIGDAKLTLEALVEEVDRRIDGDSRGRFDDVTDEIESVRQEWLNEWRPKLNADDVPINPYRVINELTEVVDAEDAIITHDAGNPRDFLAPFWQSTEPLSYIGWGKTTQLGYGLGLTIGAKLLHPEKLCINLMGDGAIGMTGLDFETAVREDIPILSIHLNNFEMAAYDTPFSGNFSEVGKALGGYAERVEDPDEVAPALERAIEKTEEGTPALLEIITSKETELSRPDLEYQ; this is encoded by the coding sequence ATGGACGTCAATCGAGCAATTGCGCACATCCTGAAGGAAGAAGGCGTAGAGTATCTATTCGGATTTCCCAGCAACCCGCTGTTCGACACGGGAGCGGCCGAGGAGGTGGGAATTCGCACGATCATCACGAGACAGGAGCGAACGGCGGTCCATATGGCCGACGCTATCGGACGACTGACCTCCGGCGAGGGGATCGCCGCGTTCGCGTGCCAGCACGGACCTGGAACCGAGAACTCAATCGGTGCAGTCGCTCAGGCGTACGGCGAATCCGCACCGCTGGTCGCGATTCCCGCTGGATACGACGAAGCGAAGACGGACGTCGATCCGAAGTTCAATTCGCTGATCAATTATCAGCAGGTGAGCAAATCCACGGAGCAGCTCACCAGTCCCGAGGCCGTCGGCGAGACGATGCGGCGCGCGTTTAGCGCGGCGCGAAACGGCCGCCCGCGTCCCGCTGTCGTCGAGGTTCCGAAAGACGTCTTCTACAAGGACGTCCCCGGCGAGCTCGACTACCAGCCGACCTCCTCAAGCCGTCCCGGTCCGGATCTGGACGGGGTCGAAGAGATCGCCGAAGTTCTCCTCGATGCCGATCGACCGGTGATTTTCGCTGGCCAGGGGGTCCACTACGCGAAGGGGTGGGAGCCGCTTCGCGAACTCGCCGAAACGCTCGAGGCGCCCGTTGCGACCAGCCTCAATGGGAAGAGCGCGTTCCCGGAAACGCACCCGCTGTCCCTCGGTGCCGCCAGCAAGAGCGAGCCCGGTCAGCTCGCGCACTTTGTCAACGAGGCCGACGTAATCTTCGGGATCGGCTGCAGCTTCACCGACACTGCGTACGGGCTCACCGTCCCGGAGGGTAAGACGATTATCCACTCGACGCTCGATCCGACGGACGTCGACAAGGACGTTACGTCCGAGTACTCGCTCATCGGGGATGCGAAACTGACTCTGGAGGCGCTGGTCGAGGAAGTCGACAGGCGTATCGACGGCGACTCCCGCGGCCGATTCGACGACGTCACTGACGAGATCGAGTCAGTCAGACAGGAATGGCTCAACGAGTGGCGGCCGAAGCTGAACGCCGACGACGTCCCGATCAACCCGTATCGGGTCATCAACGAACTCACCGAAGTCGTCGACGCCGAGGACGCGATTATCACTCACGATGCGGGGAACCCGCGGGATTTCCTCGCGCCGTTCTGGCAGTCGACCGAGCCGCTCTCGTACATCGGCTGGGGGAAGACTACACAGCTCGGCTACGGACTCGGGCTGACGATCGGCGCGAAGCTCCTCCATCCGGAGAAACTCTGCATCAACCTCATGGGAGATGGCGCGATCGGAATGACCGGCCTGGACTTCGAAACGGCCGTCAGGGAGGACATCCCGATCCTCTCTATCCACCTGAACAACTTCGAGATGGCGGCATACGATACACCGTTTTCCGGGAACTTTTCCGAGGTCGGGAAGGCCCTCGGCGGATACGCCGAGCGCGTCGAAGACCCGGACGAGGTCGCACCGGCCCTCGAACGAGCGATTGAGAAGACGGAGGAGGGAACGCCGGCGCTGCTCGAGATCATCACCTCGAAGGAGACCGAACTCTCCCGACCCGACCTAGAGTACCAGTAG
- a CDS encoding CaiB/BaiF CoA transferase family protein, with amino-acid sequence MALRADSAILEDVTVVDLTTFVTGGFATLMLANQGAEVIKVERPEAGDDSRHSGPPFVDVSDYDGPGTSASPNGESPYFWTVNYDKRSVELDLKSDEGLEICRELIAEADVLVENFRPGTAERLGLGYDELREENPELVYCSISAFGETGPWSDRPGYDLLIQGMSGIMNVTGPEDGDPVKVGLPQTDLITAMWSAFGIVTALYRRERTGTGERVELGMLDAALPWLTKQAAKAFVGDEPERMGTKDPVLAPYQSYPTADGYLNVACANQKLWKQLCREIDREDLVSDPRFETNADRVEHMDELEEELSETFTQRPTAEWVELLADQAGLPVGPVYDVSEALENEQVEARDVIDTISHPAAGEIPILEHPLNFEHAENGFNDAPPLLGEDTEAVVESLGYTESEMEEFREKGVFSG; translated from the coding sequence ATGGCATTGAGAGCCGATAGTGCGATCCTCGAAGACGTTACTGTAGTCGACCTGACGACGTTCGTGACGGGCGGATTCGCGACGTTGATGCTCGCGAATCAGGGCGCGGAGGTAATCAAGGTTGAACGCCCGGAAGCCGGCGACGACAGCCGACACTCCGGACCGCCGTTTGTCGACGTCTCCGACTACGACGGCCCAGGAACGTCGGCATCTCCGAACGGCGAATCGCCGTATTTCTGGACGGTCAATTATGATAAACGGAGTGTTGAACTCGACCTCAAATCGGACGAGGGATTGGAAATATGTCGTGAGTTGATCGCCGAAGCCGACGTGCTGGTGGAGAACTTCCGCCCAGGAACCGCGGAACGGCTCGGTCTCGGGTACGACGAACTCCGGGAGGAGAACCCCGAACTTGTCTACTGCTCGATCTCGGCGTTCGGCGAAACTGGACCCTGGAGCGACCGTCCCGGATACGATTTGCTGATACAGGGTATGAGTGGAATCATGAACGTCACCGGTCCGGAAGATGGCGACCCCGTTAAGGTCGGTCTTCCGCAGACGGACTTGATCACGGCGATGTGGTCGGCGTTCGGTATCGTGACCGCCCTCTACCGGCGTGAACGAACCGGGACCGGAGAGCGCGTCGAACTCGGAATGTTGGACGCGGCATTGCCGTGGCTCACGAAGCAGGCCGCGAAGGCGTTCGTCGGTGACGAACCCGAGCGAATGGGCACAAAAGATCCCGTGCTCGCCCCGTATCAGAGCTACCCAACCGCGGATGGCTACCTGAACGTCGCCTGTGCGAATCAGAAACTCTGGAAGCAACTCTGTCGAGAGATCGACCGAGAGGATCTGGTCTCAGATCCGCGGTTTGAGACGAACGCCGATCGTGTCGAGCACATGGACGAACTCGAGGAAGAACTGTCCGAAACGTTTACGCAGCGACCGACGGCGGAGTGGGTCGAACTGCTCGCCGACCAGGCCGGACTGCCAGTCGGGCCCGTCTACGACGTCAGCGAGGCGCTGGAGAACGAGCAAGTGGAAGCGAGGGACGTGATCGATACGATTTCCCATCCGGCGGCCGGCGAGATTCCGATCTTGGAGCATCCGTTGAACTTCGAGCACGCGGAGAACGGGTTCAACGACGCCCCACCGCTCCTCGGCGAGGATACCGAAGCGGTCGTCGAATCGCTCGGGTACACCGAGTCGGAAATGGAGGAATTCCGTGAGAAGGGGGTCTTCTCCGGGTGA